In the genome of Silurus meridionalis isolate SWU-2019-XX chromosome 17, ASM1480568v1, whole genome shotgun sequence, the window CTGATGGGGTTCTCAAGCTCTCAAAGGAAAGCGTTCTTCCAGCACTTCTTTGAGAACAAAGACAAAGGGGAACAGATTCTGAATCAATGCGAGCAAGCTGTTGGAGTCAAGGAGATTTGCGCTTGTCCTAGATTTTGCTGgacattgtgctgtgtgtacaaaGAGCAGGAAAATTGGGTCCCGGAAACCCTGAGCGAACTCCACTGCAGGATCATGCACACACTTCTACAGGAGCATAAGGTGAACGTAGAGACGGCAAAACAGCTGATTTGCGGTTTGGGGAAGCTCGCAGAACAGTGCACGTCTTTCACTTGCGCACACTCTGACATTGTTAAATGTGGCCTTCAACCCTTCCTGGCCTCCCGGATCTTGTCTGCTATCTTGCACGTCAACGCTGACGATCCCACGTCCCCCGGTGCAACGTTTTCCTTCATGCTACCTACGTTCCAAGACTTCTTAAGGGCGGTCGCTTTTTACCTGGACCATGATGACAGCAGGCTCCTAGAACAGCCCATGGAAATACATAACTACCATTTGCTTCTTGCTGGCCTCTCAGATCCTGCACAGAGAAAGCTTCTGGAAACCTCGGTAGGTCGCTTCAGCAGCGGCCGCCTCTCCGAGTTCCACAGCTGGCTCATGAAGTCGGTTGCAGAGGTGCTCCCGGGCACGGAGAAAACAAATCACTGGCATGTTTTGCGTATCCTTTACCACACGCTCAGCCCCACACTGGTCAGGGAGAGTGTGGGCTTGTGCAAGTGGAGAAAGATCTGCTATAGTGACCTGCAGGAGGCAGATTGTGCAGCACTAGCGTTTGTCGTGCGATGTTTAGGAGAACTGGAGGAACTGAACCTGAACAGCAGCTCGCTGACTGAGGAGCAGGCGGAGAAGCTTGGGACGGTCTTCCGCTTGGCCAAATCCATTAAGTAAGTAAGAAAAGGTAGAGAAATGTATTTGATGGTCTTGATCTTGACTCTTGTTTGAACTCAATCTTGACTCGAGTACCATGAGGTCGAATCGGGCTTGACTCGAGTTCATGATCATCTGGCTGATATTTCTGAGCACTAGCTGATCTTTGATGCTGGTTGAAGCTTAAATATGATCATGCTATGACTCACTATGGGGAAATGGGGCAACCTTTGTAAAGTCATTAAGTTTAGATTGTTCTAGTGGAAAAGGGATCGGACTTTGGctacacttttgtttttgcccctatttttcatgagctgaactgaaagatctaagacttttctatgtacacaaaaaggCTATTTccgatggatagatggatggatggttggatggataattggatggatggatggatggatctagggttagggttagagcctTAACCAGCTACCACTTGTTATAgttggcaggtagttgggtgcccgTGATGCTCCTTTCCAcctaaaatgataaaaatgttttagttttgttttagtggattataaaattatgatttttataaaagtaattCATCATGAGCAAAAGCACACAGTAGGCACACAGTAGGACGACTGCTTAgacattttatcatttatttttttaatatccaaATCTTTTTGAAGTTGGTTCTTGGTTATTGTTCTTTTCAATTACATGAGATTTCGCGTACCATCAGCCTGACAGTCGAAACTTCATTACTTGTTTGTCCTTTCAGCTTTCGTTACAGTACAGTGAGTTTGGACGTGATGATACACTTTGCCCGGGGGCTGAAGGACGGACGAGCCACCGATCTCAACCTGACCAACTGCAACCTAGGGGACGAAGCAATCAAGATCCTGTGCTCTGCCATCCCACACTCCAGCCTGCACACACTCAGGTATGATCTGGAGAACAGAAATGGGGAAAACTTGGAAAGTAAAGATTTActtactgtaattgagtagttttttgtcagggggtggagctggaggtagcagagctgaagatgttgaggtttttgttgggagtgacgacgatggacaggattagaaatgagtttattagatgaacagtgcatgtaggacgttttggagacaaggtgagggaggtgtaattgagatggtttggacatgtgcagaggagggacatggggtatataagtaggagaatgctgagaatagagccaccaggaaggaggaaaagaggaagaccaaggaggaggtttatggatgtggtgagggaagacatgcaggtagttcgtttgaaagaggcagatgtgaaggacaggggggtatggagacggatgatccgctgtggcgcccccctaatcggagcagccgaaagaagaagaagtagaagaactgaatagttttttgtgtactttttaatttgacttttatttaagtatgtTTAGTTTGATGTATTGTactacattgtgtgtgtgtctgtgtgtgtgtgtagtttgtggaATTCTCATCTAACATCATCTAACGCtttaaaccccgcggcttaaacaacgaagcggctaatttatagatttttccgGGTTTTTCCcgggtttcacaagcttcatgccaaaaaactgaaccccataacattagaccaatgaaattgaaccgaacggattcaggtgaaccaatgaaactcatttatattaaatcagatgcgctcccactgaatcgtcccacaccacatcataaatatggatgatgttcctctgatgtttgacctgccgctcactcggactgtctacaggaaatgcgactCATTCGTCAccctgaaaacaaccgggcatgaaaaaacacttgtgttctgagctgcacggcatcgggaaaaAAGCttcaccggtgttgatttttaaacgcatgacgatgccaaaagataaactccagagagaaatagttgtgaaaggaaggaggaagacggtgaacaatcactttcttggtaggctactgtttagatacaagtcgttgtaacgcgttgagtctgggtgaagggagagctcgctaattgcaacagaaatcatataagcacagacaggtttccaaaactcgtgctttttgggtgcacttaatagtccggaaattacgttATGTATAAATGAATTTGCAGTAAATCACATATGAAAACATTAGTTTTTCTGCAGTTCTGGATTTTAGGGCTATAATCACTGCTGGATGTCGCTGTGCacccagttaaaaaaaattgtgtttgtgtttgtctttgtGTGCGTTTCTCCTGCAGTCTATATGATTGTGAGTTGACCGGTCCCTGCTGTCCATCTCTAGCCGCTGCGCTTCAGTCCGAACGCTGCTCTCTGATCGAGTTGGACCTGTCCGTCAATGAGCTCGAAGAATCAAGCGTGCTGCTCATCTGCGATGCACTGAAATCCCCCAATTGTTTATTGGAGAAGTTatggtgggtgggtgtgtgtgtgtgtatgggagagtgagtgtgtatgcatACAGAGCATGAAGTTAAATGAAGAGCCAATCAGAGCCTCCTTTCGTTCGGTCCACGTGAACTTGCCGAGATCTCTGGCATCCGtgctccattttttttcccttcaacaCGTCGACATCATCCGCCAGTGGTTTTTAATGTTGGGGATCACCGTATACTCCACATGGACCCCATTCCCTATGACTGGAAAGTtctagcttagtggttaagggcatgagttcaaatccctttAGACCTatggcattttgcagatgcTTTTATTCAGAGAAATCTTATTTATAGAACTGAGCAGTTCAGTGCCCTGCTTAGGAAACCAGGAGCAGCAGCtgggtggttctgggatttgaactcatgaccttctataAGCAAGTCCATCTcacccactgagccaccacttccctgtaccaccaagctgtcactgttgGTGTGCACAGGGATGTATATGTGTACACATCTGTCTGTATattgtggaagtgtgtgtgtgtgtgtgtgagagagagagcatgctatacactatatatactacATATTGCAATATTtggtttattctttatttatgtatggtgtgtgtgtgtgtgtgtgtgtgtgtgtgtgtgtgtgtgtgtgtgtcagtatgaaTGCGTGTGAGCTGACTGAGCCAGTGTTTAGCGCACTGGgcagtgtgttgatgtgtggaACTTCCAGACTGAAGGAGCTCCAAATTGGAGTGAACAAAGTAGGAGACGCTGCAGTCAAACACATCTGGAAAGCCCTAAAACACCCTCACTGCCAGCTGCAGCATCTTGAGTAAATctaagtctcacacacacacacacacacacgcacacttaaACACCGATGGCTCATCATCACctgaacacaaatatatatggacaaaatgtttgtggacacctgaccataagattggtattccacatttagtcctcatttctttttataacaacTTCCACTCTTTTGGGCAGATgtaccactagattttgtgcaggagatcttcccctccaacccttgtggctttgtgcactggggcatcatcatgttggaacaggtttgagtctcctagttggAGTTAATGGAAAATTTCACGCTAGCACCTCCATGTTTATGGTAACCGTTGAccgaaaagtcaggtgtcccaatatttttggtcGAAAGTTTCTACAGATATAAtgctataaatgtttttatctccATTTTCTATCACAGAGGTCACAGCGGaccttgtttttaaaaaatccaaCCTTCTGAAAAAACTGTAACTGTTTTAAGTGCAACGTCTCCTCAGCTGACACCAGGTTCATCCATGTTTGTCTCGGCAGTGTTGAGATGGCGAATCTGACCGATGCCAGTGTGGACGAGTTGTGTGAAGCCGTCACTGTTTGTGGATCCATAAGGAGTCTGATTCTGAAGAACAACCAATTCACAGACATTTCTGTTCCCCGATTGATTAAACTTGTACAAGATTGCCCAGGCTTGGAACTGAAGTAAGCACCAGTCTCATCATAAATGGCACAAACAAACAGAAGGATTGGGTTTGATTGCACTTGTTTCTTCTTTGTGTTTCAGTGTGCAGTATAACGACTTTAGCGAGGACGTCTTTGAGCTGATGGATGTTTACGAAACCATACGATATTAGCAGCTAGATGAAGATTATAGACTACAAATTGTTGGCACTTACATTATTCTCAGTGCATAACAAagcattataaaatattacatttaatttaatcaaaacaGCTACATGCTAACTACCAAAGTGGCCGCAAGAAACTGCTAAACATTCAAAGTGGCCAACAGATAACTAAGATAACTAATGTTTGCTTGCCAACAACCAAAGTTTCTAGCAGTTGCTTGCTAACTACCAAAATGACTAGCAAATGCTTGCTAAAATAAATAGCATTTGTTGCTAACAACCAAATTAGCTAGCAGTTGCTTGATTACTACCATAGTGACAAATATTTGCTTGCTAACTACCAAAGTGACTAATATTTGCTTGCTAACAAAATGACTAGCAGTTGCTTGCTAACTACCGAAATGACTAGCAGTTGCTAAGTACCAAAATTACTGTTTGCTTGCTACCAACCAAAGTTTCTAGCAGTTGCttgctaataaataaagtgaCTAATATTTGCTTGCTAACAACCAGAGTGACTAGCAGTTGCTCACTAACTACCAAGATGAATAACAGTTGCTTGCTAACTACCAAAATGACTAGCATTTGCTTGTCAACTACCAAAGTGACTAAGGggaagtggtagtttagtgattaaggcattggactctggattgacagctcacaagttcaaatcccagcaccaccaactgtaatgctgggcccttgagcaaggcccttaaccctcaactactcggttgtaagtcactctagaTAATGGCATCTGTCAAATCCTGTAAATGTACTAACGTTTGTTTGCTAACTACCAAAGTGACTAGCAGTTGCTGGCATCTTGATTTCTCTTGAGGTTTATTATTGGATGTTTATTAGTGACCCCACTGCTGTCTACACTGATGCACCATATTTCTTAAAGATCTTTGTATTAGCAGTAacttgtgtatttgtattaacatttgtagtaccactaaaaaaaattttatcgTTTTTTTTATGGCTCTCAGCTAACATGACCTCCATGCTGATACCTGAGAAACtttacctcttctaactttcatacagattacataatcagagaatatttgttttgatGTGAAGTTGATCTATTTTAAAGTAGACATTTTGagctttttatacatatattattatgtctgtaattcaaatattcactgagaatcagtgtttttttttgatGTTTGAGAAGAGCGATGACATAGACAGCAGAGAACGCCCCCTGTCGGTTTTCTTTATATTACAAAACCAAagcgttttttttgttattataagtgtatacaaataaaagtggacCATTTACCGATTCGAATGATGTGCtactcttatctgtacgattaAAAAAGACAGCACAATTTTTTTCCCGACATTATCAGGAAAAATATCGGCAGGAAACGTGCCGAATCagataaaatttaaatgtagatcctttttttattttaatgatgtcCAATGTATTTTTGCTTGCAGGATGTGCTTTTTTGCTTTCGGGGATAAATACACAGTTCACTTACTTTAATGTTTattctataattattaaattcgctaaagctgctttgagacactgcccattgtgaaaagcgctatggAAATAAACTTCAATGGAGTCTAAACAGCTTCGTCTCCTATGTGGACAACAACTAGCGGTAAATGATTAGCATTTTTATGTAGTCTTGGTTAAGCTTGTTatagcaaataaatgtttcaaatgaTCAGATTTAAGAGTATAagatcatttacacaaaacaaatgagaatgCCAAAATACTGAATGTTAGCCATAGTTAACCATTAGACTGCGAGAAATATTcaccttttccagccatatgtattcttcaccaaactgttaccaaaagaTCTCTAGATGCGCTTGCATAAAAAAGGTTTCCTTTcagctaggagacccaaacctgctccagcatgacaatgcctctgtgcacaaagccagctctacgaagatatgctttccatgggttggagtggaagatcttctgcttaagagctctgatctcattgAACACAAATGGGATGGATTTttgatgctgactgcacccccagggcTCCTCGCCTCACCTACAGCAGCACCTGACtggctgaatgaccacaaaccTCGTATGTGaaagaaatctagtggaacacattcccagaagagtggaatttattataagagcaaataaagATGAAAGATGAAATGGGACATTCAAatgttatgaaaaaaaattttttttggagGATATTTAACTGATTTGGTGATCAGGATAAAAGCTAAAGATGGAATTTGATGAACTTGTAAAGAAGCAACTGGTCATTTTAACCATTCAGTCCATTTTCATTCGGTCACTGCAGACATCAACAACAGCTTTAATGCTAGCAAATGAACATGGTATATGTGGGATGATTCAAGGCTACGTGTGCTTTACAGCCCTTTGATGCCCTCTGCTTAGCCGTGGATTATCCTTTACTAAGcaccagaaaaaaaagtgttcaatgGTGAAAAAAATGCTTCATCACACTCACGACTCCATCACCCACAAACACTCAATTTTACaactacatacactatatggactaaagtatTGGAACTGTTGGGGACCACAAAGTCGGAGACAAActattgtacaggacgtctttaaatGTTGTAGCATGAATTTTTCCGCTAGGAGCCCAAACCTGCTCAAAGCCATcttcataaagatatgctttacaagggctggaatggaagatcttgagtggccttcacctcacctcacctacatcactacctgactttactaacacccttgtgtctgaatgaattttCACATAATGTAGTAGAACATCTACGAGCAccaaatgagatgttcaaaaaggggtccacaaacatttgtccatatagtatatcaGAAATTAATCTTCAAACGTGAGGAAATTAGTTGCTCGTAGTTGCTGTCTTAAGTCTTGATCATCTTAACGAAGATGCTGGTGCAAGTGATGGTTTTCACAGGTTCTTGTTGacctgaaaaagaaaagcacaagTTTCAGTTTGTATGAAAAATTTGTTACCGTCTGGGGAAACCTGTTTCAGGAATTGTGGCAAACagccacaaaaaataaaaagacagaaaaatctGGTTGAGTTCGTGTCTCATCCCCTGAGGTAAATGTCACATGGAGTGAATCTTACTGTCATGTTTTCTCTCTGATGTTGACTTTAATGGGACTTTAAATAATCATTGATTTATGCCCTGAATTGTTCTACTGGCTAAATTCCaccatttttcagtttttgagTGAGtgataccaccaccatgcttcactgtggagATGTTCAGTCAGTTATCAAAACCaaaacactacaatacactatacacatacactatacagacaaaagtatttggacacctatCTTTTTCAactatacagtatgtggttcttctttggAGGTGCTACCATTACACGttcccttcaattgaactagaagacccaaacttgttccagcatgtccGTTCCCCTGTGCATAAAAAcggctctatgaagatatgcattACACAAGTTAGATCTCCCGCTATAAAGCTCTGAGCCTTAAACCTATTGGACAACTTTGGAACGAATTTTCCActctgacttcaccccaggcctcctcacctgaactacatcagtacctgactttactaaggcCCAAGTGGCTGAATGATTACAAATCTCcatgaaatctagtggaacatcttcccagaaaagtggatgtaattataacagcaaacagggactaaatatgaaacgagatgtttaaaaagcacatagaatGATATGGACAGGCTTCCCATAtagtccgtctgtctgtctgtctgaatttTATCTTGTATGATATTTGTTGAGTCCTTAATATAAATCAGCGAATGCAAAATACTCACTGGTGTTTGGCACGGTCAGGAAACGGGTAACGGATTCTGGACCGATTCTAATGGATCACACATAGAAAAtcattcttttatcattttacGTTACCAcctaatattaattaataatccaTTTCAAAAAGCCATACAGTAGGTCAAGGCTATGAGTGGAAGCCTCAAAGTGCAGCCTCACTGCAATTCACTCTGTATTTAGTAATATTTCTCTCACCGCTTCTCCTCTCCTTCCAGAAGTTTCTTGTAGGTGGCGATCTCAATGTCCAGTGCTAGTTTGATGTTCAACAGCTTCTGGTACTCAAGAACCTGCCTGGTCATGTCCTGTTTCTTTATATGCAGTGCCTCCTCCagttttttcagttgtttcttaGCATCAAACACTGCCTCCTTACCACAGTGCTCTGCCTCCGTGATCTGTTTATCCACGCTCTTACActgcaaagacacacacacacccacacacaccagttaAATGCACATGCTAAATCTGATATGTGTGGCAGTTAAATTTTGACACGTGACTCgctattctttctctctcactctctctctccgcatttctttatttcatattttctcaACCAGATGTTCGTGTATTTTGTTCGTGTAACAAAAGTATTCACGCTAACATCGGTGCGGACGTGATCATCGATTCATTCTAAAACGTTCTTGTATATTGAAGgggcgttcaagtcaaaccgggaTTTTGAGTTTATTAAATGAGAGATCagagtggaaactgcatttatttttcaacatacTACATTTCTACACTTTAACCAACGCCTGGGAAGAATCGGCGAAGACAGATTTGTCAGAACGCATGAAACATTCTAGGACAGCCTGCTTCGTTCCGTTATCAGGGAACCACCACGAGCGGGATCGCCACTGACAGACGTACGGCCATCTTCGAAACTTTTACACCGTTCGAATGTCTTACTGTGGCTGAGCGTCTCAAAACTGTACTgtgcttgaagtcttctgtagaGATCAGCAGGTTTTACACCTTCGTTCACAAGAAACTTCATCACCACATGCTGTTCCATGCATTAATACTGTGGTCTGGGATCTCGATTAACGGCCTTCGAACTGGTCTGAGACATGTGCGGACATGTCAGTAATAGGACATGCTAGTCACTTACTACGGCTAGCTTTAATTTTTATGCTAGTGGACGCTAGCGTGGCCAGGTATAAAAATAGATGCTAGCATGGCGGGACTACACCGGCCACGCTAGCATCCACTAGCATAAAAATGGAAACTAGCCGAAGCTATAGAATTTATATCTATACTTTCTATATCTTACTGTTACTGCTAAACTCACAACTGCAACTTGCTTCACGAGGAACCAACAGCAGTGTGAACTTCATTCATTCCACACATCCAGCATATGCAGTGCCAGACTGGAAGTTTGGAATTCTGGAGTTCCCTGCCAGTTTGATGCAATGATGCAATTACCTGAACTTTGACAGCCATTATGTCTGCCTGCAAATTTGTGATCAGTCTCTTCAGCTTGGCAATTTCACTTTTACTGCCCTTCAACTCTGAGCTGTGCTGCTCGACCTGGGACGCTACCAGCTCAATCTgacgagagagaaaaaacacacacatgcacaaatacacagtggtgtgaaaaggtgtttcctgatttctttttttttttgcatgtttgtcacactttaatgtttcagatcataaaactcatttaaatattagtaaaagatacacaagtgaacacaacatgcagtttttaaatagtttaagattgtgctttttgaacatcctgttccactTTTGGTTTATTTGCTAACCACTACTCCTCTgagaaggtgttccactagattttggagtgtgtttgtgagattCAGCTGGTTAGTAAAGttaggtgctgatgtaggtgatgtaggTGGAGAaaccctggggtgcagtcagtgatcTCAATAGGTTTGAAGTAAGAGGACACCCtggatcttccaatccaaccggTGTAAAGCaaacgaggtggtatcaaaaaagatttgagactcgctctgtttacaagaaagcactttatttatttacgaaAGGTGGCCTTTAagcggatcttcatcttcatgaaGAAGGTTAAAGTCCGCAGAAGCCAAATCTGAAAAGTAGGGTGGACGCAGAAGTGAGATTGTGTGGATTGTTCTTTGACGATCCTCATACACAATATGGAACGGTTTCCACA includes:
- the si:ch73-233m11.2 gene encoding NACHT, LRR and PYD domains-containing protein 9 isoform X2, which gives rise to MEKSLDCLSDLHKLHKEVMRNGVLKSTRASSLLSGQSIKDVILNKCYIPVFVSVDTRASLMCKTLKSVIAQEFGAGTEIGKLLLCGGPGMGKTTAVEQLIWDWASGIHLQHYTFLLRLCPSMLRGPEQSLQSMLLSEHTHLSAEQLEIILKTPHTILLVLDDIQDFLSNCPESGKLLHEPHQPAGGAILVHSLLQGSLLPGVALLLTSREAVEMESVHVANLMGFSSSQRKAFFQHFFENKDKGEQILNQCEQAVGVKEICACPRFCWTLCCVYKEQENWVPETLSELHCRIMHTLLQEHKVNVETAKQLICGLGKLAEQCTSFTCAHSDIVKCGLQPFLASRILSAILHVNADDPTSPGATFSFMLPTFQDFLRAVAFYLDHDDSRLLEQPMEIHNYHLLLAGLSDPAQRKLLETSVGRFSSGRLSEFHSWLMKSVAEVLPGTEKTNHWHVLRILYHTLSPTLVRESVGLCKWRKICYSDLQEADCAALAFVVRCLGELEELNLNSSSLTEEQAEKLGTVFRLAKSINFRYSTVSLDVMIHFARGLKDGRATDLNLTNCNLGDEAIKILCSAIPHSSLHTLSMNACELTEPVFSALGSVLMCGTSRLKELQIGVNKVGDAAVKHIWKALKHPHCQLQHLDVEMANLTDASVDELCEAVTVCGSIRSLILKNNQFTDISVPRLIKLVQDCPGLELNVQYNDFSEDVFELMDVYETIRY
- the si:ch73-233m11.2 gene encoding NACHT, LRR and PYD domains-containing protein 12 isoform X1 translates to MEKSLDCLSDLHKLHKEVMRNGVLKSTRASSLLSGQSIKDVILNKCYIPVFVSVDTRASLMCKTLKSVIAQEFGAGTEIGKLLLCGGPGMGKTTAVEQLIWDWASGIHLQHYTFLLRLCPSMLRGPEQSLQSMLLSEHTHLSAEQLEIILKTPHTILLVLDDIQDFLSNCPESGKLLHEPHQPAGGAILVHSLLQGSLLPGVALLLTSREAVEMESVHVANLMGFSSSQRKAFFQHFFENKDKGEQILNQCEQAVGVKEICACPRFCWTLCCVYKEQENWVPETLSELHCRIMHTLLQEHKVNVETAKQLICGLGKLAEQCTSFTCAHSDIVKCGLQPFLASRILSAILHVNADDPTSPGATFSFMLPTFQDFLRAVAFYLDHDDSRLLEQPMEIHNYHLLLAGLSDPAQRKLLETSVGRFSSGRLSEFHSWLMKSVAEVLPGTEKTNHWHVLRILYHTLSPTLVRESVGLCKWRKICYSDLQEADCAALAFVVRCLGELEELNLNSSSLTEEQAEKLGTVFRLAKSINFRYSTVSLDVMIHFARGLKDGRATDLNLTNCNLGDEAIKILCSAIPHSSLHTLSLYDCELTGPCCPSLAAALQSERCSLIELDLSVNELEESSVLLICDALKSPNCLLEKLCMNACELTEPVFSALGSVLMCGTSRLKELQIGVNKVGDAAVKHIWKALKHPHCQLQHLDVEMANLTDASVDELCEAVTVCGSIRSLILKNNQFTDISVPRLIKLVQDCPGLELNVQYNDFSEDVFELMDVYETIRY